In bacterium, a single window of DNA contains:
- a CDS encoding lysylphosphatidylglycerol synthase transmembrane domain-containing protein codes for MRRPRQATILKAGISLALVVFLFAYRPLSWSALRTAVAAPHWPWLALSGCVFALSAVCGALQWAWILRCSGLRVTVGEAVRLSFVGLFFNNFLLGNVGGDAYKVVDLGRREGRTAAVLGATLLDRLLGLLALTLLALLAVPTAAAVGVRVPPTLPLWLALAAWSLAFAVLFSRRVSALVVRALTAVHWRRAADGLGTMLAEFKSYRGRPVWLARLLAWSLFVQAMRVSTHLLVGLGLGLALDAGRVLQLFVLVPLLGILVSLPVSINGLGVRELAAAELFVAAGVVPTEADAVAMEFLAYALMVAVSLVGGALFLAGPRRGRGEA; via the coding sequence GTGAGGCGCCCCCGGCAGGCGACGATCCTGAAGGCGGGGATCAGCCTCGCGCTGGTGGTGTTCCTGTTCGCCTACCGCCCCCTGTCCTGGTCGGCCCTGCGCACGGCCGTGGCGGCCCCGCACTGGCCCTGGCTCGCCCTGTCGGGTTGCGTGTTCGCGCTGTCGGCGGTGTGCGGCGCGCTGCAGTGGGCCTGGATCCTGCGCTGTTCGGGGCTGAGGGTGACCGTCGGCGAGGCGGTCCGGCTGAGCTTCGTCGGGCTGTTCTTCAACAACTTCCTGCTGGGCAACGTGGGCGGCGACGCCTACAAGGTCGTCGACCTCGGCCGTCGCGAGGGGCGCACCGCCGCGGTGCTGGGGGCGACCCTGCTGGACCGGCTGCTGGGCCTGCTGGCGTTGACCTTGCTGGCGCTGCTGGCGGTCCCGACCGCGGCGGCGGTGGGCGTGCGTGTGCCGCCGACGCTGCCGCTGTGGCTGGCGCTCGCGGCCTGGTCCCTGGCGTTCGCCGTCCTGTTCTCGCGCCGCGTCTCGGCGCTGGTGGTCCGCGCGCTGACGGCCGTGCACTGGCGCCGGGCCGCCGACGGTCTCGGCACGATGCTGGCGGAGTTCAAGAGCTACAGGGGGCGGCCTGTCTGGCTGGCCCGACTGCTGGCCTGGTCGCTGTTCGTGCAGGCCATGCGCGTGTCGACCCACCTGCTGGTGGGGCTCGGCCTGGGCCTCGCCCTGGACGCGGGCCGCGTCCTGCAGCTGTTCGTGCTGGTGCCCCTGCTGGGCATCCTGGTCTCGCTGCCGGTGAGCATCAACGGGCTGGGCGTGCGCGAGCTGGCCGCCGCGGAACTGTTCGTGGCCGCCGGCGTGGTGCCGACCGAGGCCGACGCGGTGGCCATGGAGTTCCTGGCCTACGCGTTGATGGTCGCGGTCAGTCTGGTGGGCGGCGCGCTCTTCCTGGCCGGTCCGCGCCGCGGCCGCGGCGAGGCCTGA